CTCGGTGGCcgagcagcagcagctgggctACATGCCGCTGCGGGACGACTATGAGATCGAGTATGACCAGGACGCCGAGACGCTCATCAGCGGGCTCTCGGTGAACTACGACGATGACGACGTGGAGATCGAGCTGAAACGTGCCCACGTGGACATGTACGTGCGGAAGCTCAAGGAGAGGCAGAGGCGGAAGAACATCGCCCGTGACTACAACCTGGTGCCGGCCTTTCTGGGGAAGgacaagaaggagaaggagaagacgGCCAAGCGCAAGATCaccaaggaggagaaggagctgcGGCTGAAGCTGAGGCCGCTCTACCAGTTCATGTCCTGTAAGGAGTTTGATGACTTGTTTGAAAACATGCACAAAGAGAAGATGCTGCGGGCAAAAATCAGAGAATTGCAGAGGTACCGGCGCAACGGAATCACGAAGATGGAAGAGTCGGCAGAGTACGAGGCGGCCAGGCATAAGCGCGAGAAGCGGAAGGAGAACAAAACCACCGCGGGCTCCAAGAGGGGGAAGGAGGACGGCAAAGAGAGCGAGTTTGCCGCCATCGAGAACCTTCCTGGCTTTGAGCTCTTGTCGGACCGCGAGAAGGTACTCTGCAGCTCTTTAAATTTGAGTCCCGCTCGCTATGTGACTGTGAAGACCATTATCATTAAAGACCACCTCCAGAAGCGACAAGGGATTCCCTCCAAAAGTCGCCTTCCGAGTTATCTGGACAAAGTCCTCAAGAAAAGGATTCTGACCTTCCTCACGGAAAGCGGCTGGATATCCAGGGATGCTTCCTGAAGCCGAGTCTCCCTGAAGCTGGAATGATGCTAAAACAGCTTGTGAGCCAAAAGGacttggggggcggggggacaggaaatgctttttttccctattattgctctttttaaaacaaatttgggTTCCCTTTTTAGGATATAAATTCTCTTCATGGTCCTCTGAAAGAAGCAATAGTAACAATCTTATATTGGATCGTGGGGGAaacaaatatgtgtgtattttaacttAGTTCTAAAGGTAATTCTTTAAGATGACGATTTGCCCTTATGTGTTCAGTTGGGAGAATATTATGAGATTGGCTATTTCCTTCTCTGAGTTTCTTCCCTTTGGTACACAACAATTGTGCTGTGGGTAAAAGGAACAACTTTCCCTGCTGGGCCTGCCAGCTGCCAGCTTTCCCCTGTGACACAAGCTCTAGCTGGTTGCCGGGGGTCCCCTGGGGACACAGCCAAAACACGTGGCACTTTAGATGGGGGCCgggcagggcaggtgggaagTGAGGCCCAGGGACAGGGTGTCTTCCTTAGGAAATTTAGAGGAAGAAGCCGGTGCTGAGCAGTGACCGGATGAGCCTCCCCTCGCTGTCGGCAGGAGGGGAGTCTGCGCCCTCGCCTCATTTCCTGTGGGCAGAGCCCGCTGGCTCGCTTTGGGAAAGAGCAGTGCCCGGCAGGCTCCCTGGCGTCCCAAGGGGTGCTCTGGGGGGACACAGGAAGACTAGCATAGACTGCCAGAACCCTGAGCCAGCTCTCCTAGGGGGGCTGCTTCTCACTGCTGATTACTTGCAGTACATTTTTTTGGGAAGAACGTTTTAGAAAGTTCAAGGCTGAGAGCTGTGAGATCTGGCATTAGCTGCCTCCGGCATTTTCATCACAGTTGCAAGTACCTTTTTCACTGAACTCTGACCATGCTAGCCTGGCTAAGCGTCTGTCTTCAGGTGGTGTCGCGCTCTGCAGACCAGCCAGggagagcaggtggctcctgagCAGGCTCCCGCAGAGCAGAAGGGAGGGGCCTCGAGGCCGTGCGCTGCTCTCTGGCTCACGTCTTGGACGTCTCGGCCGTGGCTTCTGCCCAGCCCTACCCAGAAGTTTTTCCAGGGGCCCTGTTTCACGGACGTACACGGTACCTTCCTTCTGGAACTTGAGGAAGTCCTTTGTCTTCCGGCTGCCCAGGGTTCTCCTGTCCGAGACCCTGCTTAGAGTCGGCGGAGTGACCGCAGACCCAGCGCTCCATGCCCCCAGGAGCTAGTCCTGCTGCTCCTGTCCCCACAGCCACCAAGAGACTGTTTACCTCCCAGTGTTGGGGCTTGAAGTTACATTAAAGCGAagttatttgaaaggaaaaaaacctcattGTTTCCAAGGATGACTTACTTACGgtgccttttctttttacatcCTTCTGTCCCCTTGGGTAGACTTTTCAGCATTAAACATTTCAAATACGTTGTATATGGCTTTAGTTGTAAAATACATTGCATGCTGGCAGAGAAGCGCTCCCCGTTAACTCAGCCTGGGACTTCTCTCTGACAATAGACAATTGTGAGCAGTGGTACTACTCCTGAGGGCCGCCTCCACATTGTCCCCTGCAGGACAACTACGGCTGACAGAGCGCCGCTGCTGTCTACCACTGAGCAGTGAGGGAGATGGTGCTAAGTTTTTACAGGTATCTTAGCCAGTGCTGCTCACCTGGGGCTCCTGGACCAGCAGCGCCAGCATGCCCCGCGCACCGGCTGGCAGCGCCCTTGGGCCTCCCCCAGTCCTCCAGAAGctcgggggcggggctgggggagctGTTTCCACAGGCCTTCCGAGACTGGACGCGAGCTGCAGTCGGAGAGCCACTGGCGTCAGCTCCTCGGAATGAAATCACCACCGATTTTCTACATCAGATTCCTAGTTTGGTGAGGTTTTAAATTTagtcttatttttatataaaatgattgCCAGACTTTCATTAAGCTTAAGAAGCAAAAGGTCCCTGTAAATGTGCGTGGCTCAGGCCAAGAGCTGTCAAATGAAAACCTTTGTGCTTAAGCAGGTTTTTAGTATGTATATCTTTTTGATGGTATGAAGAATTTATTTAGGCTTGACTGTTTAAAACACCATAATGAATGTATAATTAATTTATGTTAAAGTATTAACACTTTGTTACAAGGGAAAGGTAATCTTATGCTCAGTTGCCTCGTACCCATCAATTCCAGCTGTTAGGGTCACATTAGCTCTTACCTctgctgttagctcagagccttTACATTTctgcatttaattctcatgataaGTTAGTCACCAGAATCTCATGGAATTAGGTCTTTTCGAAATTAAAACTGTAACTTTGTGTCAAGTTCGGTAATTCAGCTATTCAAAATAATGCTCTCTGGATGGCCCACATTCCAGGAATGTATTAAACCGAAACTGACCACCGCTGTTACTCCCCTTTTACACATTAAACAAGTTGAGAACAAAACAGCGTCGCGCTTGCTTCTTACCACCTGCCCCTCGAGCCTTGGACGACTTCTCAGAGCCACGTATGGTGTGAGCCAGCTTTCAAAAACAGGATGGGGACAGCGTGCGATGTCTTAGCTGAGCACTTTGGTGTCAAACCAGTTTCCCCTCTAAACTATTAGCTAAAACTGCCTTCTGTTAAGCAGAAAACGTTTCACGCCAGCCCTCCTTCCCGGAAAGAGCGCCAGGCCCAGAGAACGGTGTGTCGTCCTGGCGCTGGGCTGCGCAGGTCTATCGACTGTGTATGCTGGACAGCGTATCCAGGATGCAGTCAGCAAAACCCAAAACTTGACCAGAGTGCAGTTAACAGGCCTAATTTCCAGCATAAGTGTGAACAATGTTTTCCTACTGGCGGTGACTGAGACTGCAGTAAAGCAGTCACTGCCACATGCCGCTGCCCTGTCTCGGCCTTAGGGCCTTTTAGCAGCTGCGGCTCGGCTCTGGCTGAAGTGGGAGGGGACTGCATACTGCCAGAAAGTAGTGTGAACTCAGCCCTCAGCCTAGAcgatggcggggggggggggggggggcggggggcgggaaATGCTCTCCTCGCAGCTGCACAGTACAGAAGCAGAACTGTGGGTCCCGGTCGGCCGTTTCCTCAGTATACTATGCTGCCTTTAGTTCTGGGTATGTCTTTCACCAAATAGTCTAAGGCAGCTTCAAGGAGAATCCAAGGAATGGATTCACGAGTACTGACCTTCGATCCTAGAGGCCCCGCTCGGAAGCAAAGGCAGTGGAAGGCGGCTTTTCCCTCGTGTCTAACAGATACCTCACCACTCACCTTCCCCCGACGCACCCGAGGGAGGGAGGTCACGCGCGTGCAGGAGCTGGCTTCTGCAGGCGCCTGTGTGCTTGCTGCAGCTCCTGAGGGGCTGCGGTCCCCTCCATGGTCTGTGGGCAGACACTTCTGCCCGCGGAGGCCCCATCAGAGGCCAGCCTGCGAGTGCACTAGAGGGAGGCCGCTGTCCCTTCTGGCATGGAAGCTGACGCGTGCTGCCTGTGCGTGTCAAGTACACAGCTTCGGGATCTGAGCAGAGAACAGGAAAGCTTTCACGCTCTCCTCAGTACGCATCTCCACCGAAGTACACAAAGGAGGTACCAGGATGTAGGAAAATAAACATGAGGGCTTTAATcctcttaaataaaatttaaaaattaaacatttaacatttaaattatacCAAGCGTGCAGTCCTCAGATTTTGAGAAAGTCCATCTCACTAGGGAAAATACCTTCAGGTCATCAGTAACTAGTTGAGTATAGATTTAAACATTTCTACAAATATGTGAACATGACAAGGCAAAAGTAACTGATTTTGTCAAAGTCAGTTACTGGCAAAATAAGGAGGTGAGAACTGTTAAGGTTCATGTCCTCATTTCACATCTCAAAGAAAAGCCAGAAGTTGATCATTTCTAGCAGCTAGCTAGTAACTAATTAATTGTAAATGAACTCACATATGTTCTCCACCAAGGGGGGCACCATCAAATCTTTCTGAGCAAGGTTTACACGCGCGCCTTTCCTTCGATGGATGAGCTGTGACGGGCCCAGGGTCCCGGAAACCCGCATGCTACcgggagacagagacacaggctGCAGCTGGGCGCAGCCAGCCAGCCAAACGGCAGGCTTCCCGAAGACCTTTCCTTCATTTCAGACGCTCAGACGTCAGCAGTCTGAGCAGgtacagcattattcatgatactCGAGGGTCCGGCAGTGTCCCGTCGGCCTGTCCTGCAAGCGTGTGGAACTATTCGACGTGTACTGAAAATCAACGAACAGACTCCCGAATTAAGAGTTCATTAACGCAACTGTGCAACTggcttattttctgtttatccCACTGGTTACTACAGCTTTCCCAAAAGGTTTCGGAGGAGGTCACATATTCACAGACAAGAAAGGACGAACCAGCCTTTAAGCGTTATAGCAAGAGATTACCAAAAACCCACTAGAACCCTGCAGAGGCGGCTACGCTTCCTTCACCACCCCCACCAGGGCGGGTCTCAGGGTGCGCCCGTGCAGCTTGTACCCCACTTTGTTAACTAGCGCCACCGTGCCCGGCTCTTTCCCCTCCACCGGGGTGTGGAACAAGGCCTCGTGTTCGTAAGGGTCGAACTTGGCCCCCAGCGGGTTCAGCCTGAGCAAGCCGTGCTTCGTGAACACCTTCTGGATCTGGACCTCGGTCATCACGAGCCCCTCGTAGAGGTTCTTCAGGTGAGGGTTGTCATCTTTAATCTCTTCTTTGGGAACACACTGTGTTGCCTTCTCCAAAATGTCTGCAACCTCTAACAAGTCCTTGCAGAAGCCCTGGATGCCTAAATGAAGGTAAAGAAGAGCATCACTCGCATTCCATGTCAACTGCGGGAGGCACTTCAGAAGCGGACGCCCTGCGTACTTTGTGCACAGGCTGTTTAATGGTAACTTTTCAAATCATTCGTTCACCCTAGAATTTCAACAGATTCAAACAAAAAACTTGTGACAAGAATAATTAGGTATGAAAACAGGCAGCTGAAAATGTGCAGAACCGCCTCACACAGCAACCCTGCTCCAGCCTGAGAAACTGCAAACTCAGGAGAGCGCGTCATCCCCGCGGATGTGACGGCTACCCGGCGGAAGCCGGCAGGCTGCAGGAGGGGGCGCAGCCGCGGCACGGGAGCCACCGAGCACGGAGCCTGGGGCCCATCCCCGGCTGTTACTTAACTGCTGTGGGATCTTGGTCAATCTCGCTGGGTCTCAGCTCCTTCAGTTATAAAGCGAGGATCACGACAGCACCTGACACACGGTGTGGTTATGATCGAAAGGTTATACACCTTCGAGTGCCCGGCACACcgtgagtactcaataaatgccagcAGTTATTAGGCACTGGGGGGTAAGTTGCTAAGACACACCCCAAGCCTTAACTTTAACCTGCGTTATCCTCAGTCCAACAGAAGAAATAACGTACTAGAAAGTCATTCAAAATTCAAGGCAGTGTATTACAAAATTTAGAGGGTTTGAGGCTTCAGGAAAACGCTTTAGATGCTGAACGGAAGTGAGGGATGACAAGCGCTCGAGCTGGCGTCtgtgccccaggccccagcagcGCAGCAAGTACTGTCTCAAGGGCGCTAGCGGGGCCTCATTGAGTCTTCACAAGTTTCAAAGACTCCACTTTGCAGGAGGCAACGCTTGTTTACAACTTTACTCCCTTTCACGATATTTTGACCctcctgaaattaaaaaatttcaacCTATCCAATAAAAACATGAGCATCTACTATGGGTTAACACTGGTGCCAGTTGCTAGGGAACTGTCTGCTCCTCATGGAGTGTAAGTCATCAATGTCTAATCACACAAGTGACAACACAATTACAAATCACACACTTAGGTGAAGGAGCATTTGTGAACGCGGAGAGGACTGTACACCATGTGTTTATAAGGGCCTTCGCTTAGACGGGAGAGCCAGGGAAGGGTTCTGGGAACCAAGGCCTGAAGAGTTAGGAGCTATCCAAGCATTCAAGCAACAGAGGGGCAGGCAGGCCACAGGGAAGAGGCAGACCCACAGAGTAGCTGAGGGTTCTAGATGGGGCAgtggaaatgggtgaaggtgggaTGTGTCAAACTGTCCTTTAAAATCACTTTGGCCTGGGGTGTGGGGCAGGGATGCAAGAGCTGAAGCTGGCTTGGACCCGCGTGGCAGCAGCAGAGGGAAGTGGATGAAGGAAGAGATCAGCCACTCACCACTCACTGGATGGTATGGATGTGGGGCTGAGCGAGACAAAAGGATAACTTCAGATTACTGACCTAAGCACCTGGGTGGATAACAGGTATCCCTTACTAAAATGAGTAGAGAGGAAGCAATTAAGTTTCAAATACCTGTGAGACATCCAGGTAAAGATGCCAAGTAAATAATAGGACGTGTGGGACTAGAACTCCGAAGAGATGTCTGAGCTGAAAAGAGAACCTGGGTATGGACGCCATTTAGACCCATCAGAGAGGGCAAATCATCTGGGAGCACAGCGAGGAGAGGGGAGGCCTGGCCCCGAGCCCTCAAGCACCCAGATATTTGGAGGTCAGACAGACAAGGAGCCAACGAGGGCATTaccagaaagaggcagaaaaccCGGAGTTGAGGTGATAGCATCCAGGAACCAAAAGTGTTTCAAGATGTTTGTTATCTGTGTTGAATGTGGCGGCTTCACAAGATGTACACCTTGGTTCCCACTTGGCCACAGACCCAGTTCGTCCTTGTGCAAAGTATTTACCCCCGCCCGGTGAGCCTCAGGGTCTTCACTATAACTCGGGGCAATAATGCCCGCCTGACAGTTCCCTAAGTACTCAAATGGTAGCCTTATGTTTAGTAAACAACACAAGCAGAGATGGAGTCAGGAGCACTGGCCTTGGCGCCGGTGCCGTTAGCTACTAGCTTTGTGATGAGAGACAAGTCATTTAAGCCTCAATGATCttgactgtaaaatgggaagCACAGTGACAAATATATCCAAAGGCGACAATGCTGACAGCGTTTTCGGAGATCTTAAGTGATGTCACTGTTATTGCTGGTATGGCTTAGGAAGTGAGCAGAGAGGCTGACCTGCTAGAAGTGTCTGCAGGTTCACACCTTCATGTGGAAGACCGTGTGAAGAGCAGTGAACACGCTCCTCACCGAGAGAATTACGCTAACCAGCCTCAATGCTAGTCACGACGCAATTCTGGCTCCTTACAGACAACTGTGCCGCTGACCCATCTTAAAAACTGGAGGAATGCAGCCAGCGGGCTCGCGCTGCCCACCTGCTCCATCCTGCTGTTTGATAATCACGTtcgcaccccacccccaccttccccgCCCGGTATTTTTCCAGGATCAACATCATATAACATTTAAAGTTACCATATAATTTTGCCTCCTCCACCAATTTTTGGCTCCTCTGCCGCAAGTTCTCAGTATCTGCCAGAGCTCgcttatatttttcctaaaaaaaaaagaaacaaaacataggAAAGCAAATCTGACATAAACTCCAAGCCAAAATACAAGTAACATCTGTTATTTTGGACTACAGACAGTGCAGCTTAATACGGAGAAATAAGTTACAACTGTGTCACTATTTCCAACAAGTAGGGAATAAGATGTCAAGGTGTCACATATTTATACAGCCCCAAGGCCATCCTTACTCAAGCACACAGCCACGGAAAGGACAAGAAAACATTTCTACTTTCTCGTGGTTCTGATGGTCTCGTCACCCCTCAGGGAAGGACCATTCATTTCCTCAGCAGAATTTCCAACTTGAGGGAAGCCTAGAGCCCTAGGAGGGGCTGACCCACCTCGGTTCCTACCCCGAGAAGTTGAGAACAGCGAGCCTGGGTCAACAGTCCAGGCCTCTATCCCATCAGATAGAGAAAAGCCCATCAACGAACTTCTGCTCTTTTTCACGTTGCCCAGATGTAGCTCAGTTCAAACACTTATTGTGTAATAATCATCTGAATTCTGGTACTTTCCTCATTTCTCACACTGCTTTTCCTGTAATCGCACTCATCtgagcatttctatttttaactaaatTACTCCGGGGGGGGGGGTGCTCCACACTCCACCTGTCTCCCAGGTGATTACAGTGCAGTGCTGAGAGCAAGGCCTCCAAGACTCAAACCCTAGCTCTGCCGCTCAGCGGCTAGATGACCTTAAGAAgtttactcaacctctctgggcctcagttgcttCATCAACAGGGAGATTAACAGCTGGCTCACTGGGCTGTCGTGAGGATTACTACAGATGAAGAGGTCAGAACAGTGCCAGCACAGAGTGAGGGTTTGACGGTGCCGTTCTTAAGTCCTCACAGAATTTGACTTGTGCCACCTACGCTTTTTCACACAGAGTAACCATCCGCGTCACTACTCCTACCTCCGCACGAGCCAGCATCACATAACCACACCCCTGGCCCCAACCCTTGACCTTCCCTAAGGCCCAGCTTAAACAGCCACACGGAGCGGTCCTCATCTACAAAGACCACTGCAAGTCTTAATTCAATATACAGTGTAGTGCGTAGAGATGATTCCCATGACAGAACCTGAGCCACACACGATTTGGGTTCTACTCCCTTCTTCAGCAGTAATTTGCTATATGACCCAACCATAATCCTTAGACAAACGACTGAATTCCTCTGGCCTCGGTCTCTGTTGTCAATAAAGCACGGAGGCTGGACAGACAGCCTCCAAAGAACCTGGAGTTCACCACACGTTTCCCCACTCGAGCCTGTGCGGCCTTACCATCGTCTCCTTCAGCTGCTCCTCTAACCTGACCTTCTCTTCCATGAGCATCTTCTCTGTAGAGGGAGGATCTGTCTTCTGTTCGTTGTGACCCACATCCTCTTCCAAGTTCTGGCCATTGTTCTTTTGTTTAGTTGCTGTGCACAAGAGCCGGGGAGATGGCCTGAAGAAAAGCCCACATGCAAGAAATTAAGACTATGTGTGTTTTTCCTTGTTAAAGTCAGATGGATGATATTAGAAATCTGAGACAACTTAAAACTATTTGCTATTGGCTCGTGAGGGAGAAAGGATTTATCTTAGTCTAGTAAGGGCAAATTGTATACAACGTGTAGAAGCTGTTTATTCATAGAAAATCTTCTGCAATACACGCCTAAACGATCGTCAGCGTACCAAGGCTACAGAACTAACCTCCTCTCCTCGCCATTCTGAACTCCTGCCTCTGAGATACGGGCATCCAGACCCCACCACATCTTTATGGAGTAGCTCCTATTAAAGGCGAGGCCCCGGGCCGATGCTGATTACACAGACCCACCCAGCAGAGATCTCGCCCACGGGGTACTTACCATCATGCAAAACAGATATCTACACACAGAAAGCTATATTCTTGGGTTTAAAAGCAATAGAGAGGAACCGTGCTCTGGGAGGCTCAGCGCAGGTTTCCAGCTTTGGGGAAATGGAAGACCCTGAAGGCTGTGGCAGAGGGGCTCTGCAGGACAGGCAGGAGTTACTCCTAAGGAGTCAGGAGTGGGCCAGACAGACCCACCCGGGAAGAGGGAACTGCCTGGCAAAGGTGTGGAGGTAGAAAACCACGGGGGTATGTCCAGGGGAAACACAGCGAGGACCAAAGCTAACCCTGGAAGTGACTGACAATATTATCTGATCTGATCCCCACGTGGAAAAGGTTAGGCGATAAGCCCAAGGTCGCAAAGCCATTACTGAATGATAGAATAGTCTTATTTCTTCACCAGGGCCAGTGGAGCTCTTCTTAACTATGTCATCGTCCAATCTGAAAATAAACTGTGCTTACTTTTCTTCCCAGATTAAAGAAAAGTGCCTCGAGGAACAGAAGAGCTCTTAGTACGCAGAGTGCACGCACAAGGGTGCTCATGGCAGCACCGTCCAGTGACAGCCGGAAACAGAATGCTCAGCAGCAAGGACGTAATGACTGAATGAGCTGTTGCTTCTGTCGTCTGAAATATTGTGCAGCTACCAAAAGAACGTGTGAACTGTCATCTCCCGGCTACACTACAAGTGTGCTGTGCAGCAGGAAACGCAGTTTAGAGAAACATGAAACATGACCCCATTTTTGTCAAGACAAACCAAACCAGAAACCCTGTCACCAGTCTTGGGCCTGTGGAGAGGAGCAGCGGAGCCACCAGTGTGAtgctgcaggggtggggagcaATAGCTGTCCACTGTATTTTTATTTCGGTGACTTAAAAAAGGCGAGTAAGGTAAACACGGAGCGTGCTGTCGTGACCCGTCTTCCTTCCCCGTCGTCCTGACACAGCCTGCCCGCAGACCCCTTTCCCAAGCGCAGCCAGCAGAGCGCTGGGCAGCAGCACAAGCGTGGAGAGGGACGCACCAGGGCCGGGgcgggaaactgagtctcagagagctGGGCTCTTCCAAGAGCGAGGACCACCATtcagctctcctgcctcccccaccggAGCCTCCTTCCGCGAAACCAGTTCTCAGAGGCAGAAATTAATGCTGACTTGGGGATCACTTTCCCGGGAACCAATTCCAGATACAAACCCCCAAACTACTCGAGCGAAAAGTTTCTTCACTCAGGTATTCCGGGCGGTCCCTGCTCTGTACCCGGATCTCCCTGCACGTAACTTCCCAGGCTGCGATCACACCTCGCCCCGCGTCACCGCCCGGCGCCCCTCCACGCGGCCAGCGACCCCTGCAGGCAGAGACCGGCCTGCCAGCTCCGCGCGCCGGCGGCCCGAGCGGCTGCTCCGCATTAACTCGGCTCGGGGCAGCTCCTCCAACAGAGCAGAGGCTGGGTCCCGCCCCACCGACGCAGGAGGAGGCCTTCCGAAGAGGGGGAGCCGCGGGCTCGAGAGAAGACAGCAGACGGACACGGGGAGCGGAGCGGGCCGGCCGGGAACTCGGCTCCAGCAGGCTGTCCGCGCCGACGGCCCGCGCCCGGCGCCCGGCCCCCGCTTCCCGCCCGCGCCCGCGGCAGCGCGGCCCCGCTCCCTCGGACCCCGGCCCCGCCGCAGAGCGGCCCCGCCGCACAGCAGCCCCGCAGGGCAGCCCGGGCGGTGGTGCACGCCCCGCCGGGAACTGCCGCCCACGACGCCCGCTCCGGGGAGCCCAGGAGGCCCGGGGCGGCCTCGCCGAGTCGGAGCGGGAGGCGGCGGGCCCGGCAGCGGCACCGAGGACCGCGCCCCTTCTCAGCCGAGGCGCCGGGCGCCCTCACCTCAGAGACAACGCCAAGGCCGGGAGGCTGCGCCGCGCCAACCTCACGCACCGAACCGCCATGactgccgccgccgccggccctgCGCACGCACCGGGCATGCGCAGATGCCGCTGCAACCCCCTCCCCGCGACCGGGGCACAGGCCACGGCGCAGACTCTGTGGCTGCCTTCCCGCCCAACTGCTTTCCCTCAGCCAATCCGCCACCTCCTCTCTTCTAATGGACAGACAATAGTCACCAATAATTGCGGGCCATGGCGGAGCGCTTTCCCCAACCCTCGGTGGGCGGGGTCTGAAGCCTTTTGGAGACCCAGAAGGTGAGGTGAAAGGGGAAGGGGACAGTGGGAGGAGACTGCCCGTGGGCGGGGCGTGGTCAAGTGAGGGACCAATGGGGAGTGAGCATGGGGCGGGGCGGGACGCCGGAAGTGCGGGTGTTCGGCGCCTGCAGGACTTGGCGGCCGGTTTCCAGTAGAACGTGTCTTCACGTTTCGGGCCGCCGTTGGCTCCAGGAGTCGGCTTGGGTCCGGGCAGGCGTTTGTCCCGTCCTCCGTCACGGCCCCGGCTCCTGGGACTGCGCTGGTTCAGTGCACCTGGGCCGAGGGCAGAGCACGGGGGCGCGCTTGTGCAGGTCCTTTAGGAGACGGCGGTCAGCGGCCTCTGGGAGGCTCCGCCCTGGGCTGGCTGCCCTGCGGCGGCGACGGACGGGGAGGAGGAGCAAGGCGGTGGTTGGGGGCTCCAACAAAAAAACACCCCGGAAGAAAATGGGACAAAACGTTAGCAGTGTTGATGTTGGGTGCTGGGAATGTGGGTGCTTGTTGGTTTTGCTTGCACTTTTCTATCCCCTTCAGTTTGCTCTGAATAAAACACAGAACAACAAAATGAGAGCAGCACCTAGGAAGACTTTAGGGACCAAGCTAAAGCTCACAAATACAAACGTATTCTTTATATGACGAAGGTCAGCGATAGTATATCACGTGGCACGAAGAAGCCGAGGCGCTGGAAGAGGAGCTGCCATTTGTTCTTATGTCCCGTGGCTTCTGTCCCTCCAGCGAGGGGCCCCGAGGAGCTCTGGTCTGGCTCCTGCTTCAACTGTTTGGCCTGCAGTCCTCACCACCAAGATGGAGGGCTGGAGCCTGTGGGCTCCCCAAGATCCCAGGGCTGGAGCCTGTGGTCTCCCCAAGATGCCGGGGCTGGAGCCTGTGGTCTCCCCAAGATCCCAGGGCTGGAGCCTGTGGGCTCCCCAAGATGGAGGGCTGGAGCCTGTGGTCTCCCCAAGATCCCAGGGCTGGAGCCTGTGGTCTCCCCAAGATGCCGGGGCTGGAGCCTGTGGTCTCCCCAAGATCCCGGGGCTGGAGCCTGTGGGCTCCCCACGATCCCATGGCTGGAGCTTGTGGCCCCTCAAGTGGAGTGCTGCCTACCTATCACACTTGTGAGGACCACacctctgttctttctctttgctccccTTAACAGGATTTGTAATGTTGAATgaacacctgctctgtgccaggccctgtgccaccTGCAGGAGGAGGCAAAcagccaaatccagaatgtgggatgTTATACCAGACAAATGGCCTAGTTTATTCATTAACGAAGGGCCtcgagaaaaaaagaaaggacgaCTGTTTGAGAATAAAACTGCTTAAAAG
This genomic window from Equus przewalskii isolate Varuska chromosome 3, EquPr2, whole genome shotgun sequence contains:
- the TADA2B gene encoding transcriptional adapter 2-beta, translating into MAELGKKYCVYCLAEVSPLRFRCTECQDIELCPECFSAGAEIGHHRRYHGYQLVDGGRFTLWGPEAEGGWTSREEQLLLDAIEQFGFGNWEDMAAHVGASRTPQEVMEHYVSMYIHGNLGKACIPDTIPNRVTDHTCPSGGPLSPSLTTPLPPLDISVAEQQQLGYMPLRDDYEIEYDQDAETLISGLSVNYDDDDVEIELKRAHVDMYVRKLKERQRRKNIARDYNLVPAFLGKDKKEKEKTAKRKITKEEKELRLKLRPLYQFMSCKEFDDLFENMHKEKMLRAKIRELQRYRRNGITKMEESAEYEAARHKREKRKENKTTAGSKRGKEDGKESEFAAIENLPGFELLSDREKVLCSSLNLSPARYVTVKTIIIKDHLQKRQGIPSKSRLPSYLDKVLKKRILTFLTESGWISRDAS
- the GRPEL1 gene encoding grpE protein homolog 1, mitochondrial; this encodes MPGACAGPAAAAVMAVRCVRLARRSLPALALSLRPSPRLLCTATKQKNNGQNLEEDVGHNEQKTDPPSTEKMLMEEKVRLEEQLKETMEKYKRALADTENLRQRSQKLVEEAKLYGIQGFCKDLLEVADILEKATQCVPKEEIKDDNPHLKNLYEGLVMTEVQIQKVFTKHGLLRLNPLGAKFDPYEHEALFHTPVEGKEPGTVALVNKVGYKLHGRTLRPALVGVVKEA